The following coding sequences lie in one uncultured Mailhella sp. genomic window:
- the ffh gene encoding signal recognition particle protein, with translation MFESLTDRLSGVFRNLSGRAQLTESNIQDALREVRLALLEADVNFKIVKEFVDRVREAALGVQVMKGVTPAQQVIQVVHDELVKLLGGDDTELKLQGAQPAVILMVGLQGSGKTTSSGKLALLLRKQKMRPYLVPADVYRPAAIDQLRTLAKQLDIPCFESTPDMNPVDIARAAVEDAKAKQCTVVILDTAGRLHVDEPLMQELVSIKGAVHPQEILFVADAMTGQDAVTVAESFNEHLGITGVVLTKMDGDARGGAALSIKSVTGAPVKFVGMGEKLSEMEVFHPDRVAGRILGMGDVLTLLEKAQSEMKAEEAEALAKKMQKAKFDLEDFRTQMRHMRKLGSLESIMKLIPGLGGLASKLGDMSGHEKELNKTEAILNSMTSQERRNPDIINGSRRARIAKGSGTQVQDVNTLLRQFEQMKKMMQSMMQPNRHAPRIPQGMMNRLGGMGGMPGLGGLPGMGGLPGMGGMPGLPGGVPGIPGSGKSATKKKRDKQKRKNKKR, from the coding sequence ATGTTTGAAAGCCTGACAGACCGACTCTCCGGCGTGTTCCGCAATCTCAGCGGTCGCGCTCAGCTCACGGAATCCAATATCCAGGACGCTCTTCGTGAAGTCCGACTCGCGCTTCTTGAAGCCGACGTCAACTTCAAGATCGTCAAGGAATTCGTGGATCGCGTGCGCGAGGCCGCGCTCGGCGTGCAGGTCATGAAGGGCGTGACGCCCGCGCAGCAGGTCATCCAGGTCGTTCACGACGAACTGGTCAAGCTGCTCGGCGGCGACGACACCGAACTCAAGCTGCAGGGCGCGCAGCCCGCGGTCATTCTCATGGTGGGCCTTCAGGGCTCCGGTAAAACCACGTCTTCGGGCAAGCTGGCCCTTCTTCTGCGCAAGCAGAAGATGCGCCCCTACCTCGTGCCCGCCGACGTGTACCGTCCCGCCGCCATCGATCAGCTGCGCACGCTGGCCAAACAGCTCGACATCCCCTGCTTCGAGTCCACGCCGGACATGAATCCCGTGGACATCGCCCGCGCGGCCGTGGAGGACGCGAAGGCGAAGCAGTGCACCGTGGTCATTCTCGACACCGCGGGCCGTCTCCACGTGGACGAGCCGCTCATGCAGGAACTTGTGTCCATCAAGGGCGCGGTGCATCCTCAGGAAATCCTGTTCGTGGCGGACGCCATGACCGGTCAGGACGCCGTGACCGTCGCCGAATCGTTCAATGAACATCTCGGCATCACGGGCGTGGTCCTCACCAAGATGGACGGCGACGCCCGCGGCGGCGCGGCGCTCTCCATCAAGTCGGTCACGGGCGCGCCGGTAAAATTTGTCGGTATGGGCGAAAAGCTTTCCGAAATGGAAGTGTTCCATCCCGACCGTGTTGCGGGCCGCATCCTCGGCATGGGCGACGTGCTCACCCTGCTGGAAAAGGCGCAGAGCGAAATGAAGGCCGAAGAGGCCGAAGCTCTCGCCAAGAAGATGCAGAAGGCCAAGTTCGACCTTGAAGACTTCCGCACCCAGATGCGTCACATGCGCAAGCTGGGCTCCCTTGAATCCATCATGAAGCTGATCCCCGGCCTCGGCGGTCTCGCGAGCAAGCTCGGCGACATGAGCGGACACGAAAAGGAACTCAACAAGACGGAAGCCATCCTGAACTCCATGACCAGTCAGGAGCGCCGCAACCCCGACATCATCAACGGCAGCCGCAGGGCCCGCATCGCCAAGGGTTCGGGCACACAGGTGCAGGACGTGAACACGCTTCTGCGCCAGTTCGAACAGATGAAGAAAATGATGCAGTCCATGATGCAGCCCAACCGTCACGCGCCCCGAATTCCCCAGGGCATGATGAACAGGCTGGGAGGCATGGGCGGCATGCCGGGCTTGGGTGGTCTGCCCGGCATGGGCGGTCTGCCGGGAATGGGCGGAATGCCGGGACTGCCCGGCGGTGTGCCCGGAATCCCTGGCAGCGGAAAGTCCGCTACCAAGAAGAAACGCGACAAGCAGAAACGTAAAAACAAAAAAAGGTAG
- the rpsP gene encoding 30S ribosomal protein S16: MSVKVRMTRSGSKKRPFYRIVAINSDSRRDGRPLEFLGYYNPNTNPGTLSVDNEKLQAWVGKGAELSDTVRTLLKKLGK, from the coding sequence ATGTCCGTTAAAGTGAGAATGACCCGCTCTGGTTCCAAGAAGCGTCCCTTCTACCGCATCGTGGCCATCAACAGCGACAGCCGCCGTGACGGTCGCCCGCTGGAATTTCTGGGCTACTACAACCCCAACACCAACCCCGGCACCCTGAGCGTCGACAACGAAAAGCTTCAGGCCTGGGTCGGCAAGGGTGCCGAACTGTCCGACACCGTGCGCACCCTTCTCAAGAAGCTGGGCAAGTAA